The nucleotide window CATCCAGCAACAGTGTGTAAAATTCCGCCAGGTAATATGACGAATCTGCCTGTCATATTGTCATTTCCAGGGTTTTAATATGAGCTTTCGTTTCCATGTTAGTCAAGATGacaaaatgtaaagaaatttgccgtTTAATTCAAAGTGGTCAACTGTTTGTATCATACTTACATCTGTTGCAAAATGGCTCACTGGGAAATGCATAAAAAGTATCACACATAAAATACAATATGAGAATACTTGTCGGACACTAATGCACAGACTAGCCAACCAAGCAAGCTCCTCGCTAGGCGTCTTAACAGCAACATCCACCACAGGAATACCGGAATGTCTCAAGCATGAGATGCATGTCATGCATTATtcttattacttttatttttattgcacccccccccaaaaaaaaatgcaattgggGGGTGTATTTTATGCTTAGAATTAGGGAAAAAGTGAAAATTCATcacataatatatatttttactaaGTTGCTACCTAGGggttgtgggaaaaaaagtgtatcgGTACTTTGATTCCAATATGATATTTAATGTCAAATGTTACAAATATACGTAAAATAATAGCGCTGGTTTTGATATAATTCACTCACGGAAATAAGGATGCCTTATGATGCTCCGCACATGCTGGACTTCAAGGTTACAGTACTTCCTTGATTTCCTTCTCAGTCTCTCATAGTTTTGAgaagtatgtttgtttgtttttaacagatTAATGCTATTCCAGTGGGGAAAATATATttgatatatacaaataaatttaGTTACCTGCTtggtcatggaaaaaaaaaaaaatttataaatcAAGGTActgaaaaattattattactattattctgTTGTAGGAATGGCTACATGTTAATTTGACCTTTTAGTGGAAAGGCATTTAATTCTTCTACATCACATCACTGACAGATTTTTGTATATCTAAAGTACTATAATTATGGGGCATATTAGGTGGAATTGGATAATTTCCTGCACCACACTTGATTTACTACTGCGTCATAGTTGGAAGTCACTATTTTAATCAGTCAATTTCTTGGTCATCaattacaaaagaaaatattacttttttttttttttttccttcttcttctgtcCAACACCAGCTCATTAACCCATATACCTCTTCTCTATCCCACTCAGGTTGTAACTTAAAAATCTTCAACAATCAGGAATTTGCAGCTCTGCTGGCCCAGTCTGTTAACCAGGGCTTTGAAGCCGTGTACCAACTCACGAGGATGTGCACCATCCGCATGAGCTTTGTCAAAGGCTGGGGAGCAGAGTACAGGTGATCAGATCATTTCATACGTCAACCAATATGATCACATCGagagttttgaaacttttttttttttcttcttcttctttgtctccCACAACCATATTAGTATGTTTTACCTTACAAAGGTCATGTGTTATCATTGGTAAACAGAGCCACTATATTTTCCACACATTGCTAGTTTGATATCTCAAAACAAATGGTCTCTTCAGGTATATAATTTGTCTGCAGGTCTCCACGTAGTGAACTGTTAAGTTCAGttcattcttgtttttttgttgttgtttttcttcccaCAGAAGGCAGACTGTCACAAGCACTCCGTGCTGGATTGAATTGCATTTGAATGGTCCTCTCCAGTGGCTAGACAAGGTGTTGACCCAGATGGGTTCCCCTTCTGCACGCTGTTCCAGTATGTCCTAAACAACAATGGAAGTCCGCACTCCTCAAAAGCAAACAATTACAAAGATCAAATCGAAAATTGAGTCCCATCGTGGAAATCCCAGCAGAATTGATTTGTATTCATTACATTGTATTTGTGACTCTTCACCACAGATCTCAATGCAACCTTTACAAACGTACAGACttcagttaaaaagaaaaaagaaaaaaaaatggcactttGTTAGTCATCTTTGTCATGCACCTTGTTAAACTGCTTCTCCCCAAATCACGTATGAGATCTATTTGAGGTACAAATGAAATGTAAAGTGTTCTTGTCCAGGAAGTAGggaaaaataccaaaaatgtTGGAATATTTCACAGTTGATGGCTCGTGTGCTCAAAGATATTGCTCTGGACGTCCCTTCGAGTCTTGTTCTGAGCATTATGTTTTCGTTTCTCAAAGAAATATTGCCCATGTTTTGTCAGGGTTCATGTATCTTAGTGAAGGTGGCCGTGGAGTGGAACTTTtatgaaaaaacaaatgtaatgaAATCAACCTCACTGTATGCTAGACTTGaatcccccaccccctttttttttttttttgcgttttgttttgttgttttaaaactcTTACTCGTGTCGTTATAAGACATACTACTTAACTGACAAATAGGaatgttggtttaaaaaaaatccaaaaacccTAAACAAACTGAAAGCTCAGTATGTTTGTTAATTTCTTTGTCATTATATGGCAGTATTTGTGTCCATGGTGAAGTTCACTTGCATCCCAACGTACAGCCCGGTTTCCAAACTAGGCTTTGAGGGATGCACTGGGCAGGGACCAGGCAGTATCAGCTATTAGCAAGAGCTTCTTTTGTCTTTATGACACAACACTCTCCGAGGAGAGGCATTTAATCGTCTCATCAGGATTAATTGAAGGTATCAATGAGTACTCATCATTGGTTTTAGCCTATATCCCAATTGTTTTGCTACTTTTTTGTATTCtcatgtatttttatatatatataaatctacttaaaatgttATGTCATTCACACTTTCTATTAAAgtaatattttcagaaataCAGCTGTCAGCAAAACTGACCTGCAGGGCTTGGATCATTCCTTTATTTGGCTTGGCCCAAAAAGGTTCCGCTGGAATTACTTTCCATTTGCATCTCATTATCTcaatggagggggaaaaaaacaattgcaaCTTGGCAATGACTCTTCATCTCGTTACAAAGACCACGATGGTAGCCTTTTTGTGCTTCGTCAAGATTTAATGTCAGCTCGCTTTCAAAATGTTCTCAAAACATGGGAGATCACTTTTCTTTCTTCCCAAAGAAAAGTGCTAATGTGCCCCCTCACTGGGACCGTTGGTGTTGTGTATTGTATTGTTCTGTCTATAAAATATAGTAAAACAACACTTATTTGCGCTTCCCTTATTGTCAGTATGTTGCCAGTGCAAGTTTAACATGCCCCCCCCCTTCCCCTTTATGTAAATGTATTCACCTTGAGGCACTAGCGATTGTACTTGAAGTGTACCTAGTGACATTTGGAGTTGGGGAAATGAACCATGTGTTAAAAAGGGTCCAGTGTTACATCATTTTCATCTTTGGCCTACAACATATGAATGTGAAAACATACTTTGCAGAACTGCTTGTGGATGGACCACACGTACAAACGCATAATAGTAGTACAGTATGTGTATTTTAACAGTTGTTTTTTGCAAAGCAGTCAATACAGTAGATGTTGCAATTTTCCAGTAGAGGGCGGTATTGTTAGAACAGGTTTTTCCCCTGACCATAAGCTTCTCAGGCGTGGGGCATATTATGCAGACTTAAGAAAACACTAATAAAGATTTTTATTCTCATGACTCATGTTTACTTATAGTTCTATGTTAGGGGTTCTGTGGCTGAACAATGTTTAAAACCATTTTAACTAGGTCCCTATTTCGTGTAGTAACTGGAGCCATCGAAGATGAGCGATATTAAACAATTGGCAATCGTATCGGTCGAAAACatgtttaatgtatttaatttatccGTATGTTTTGTAGACGCATCCACCGTGGCCCATTGTTTTTGTAACGCCAACTATTACCGAGCATGTTTTTCCCTTCCAGGCCACCATAATCTTACGTCAGAAGTAAACAGTAACTGCCAACTATCCATCGAAGTAATATGGCATTTACACTTTACTCTCTCATCCAAGCAGCAATTCTCTGCGTGAATGCCGTGGCTGTATTGCATGAAGAAAGGTTTTTGAGTCGAAGTAAGTTATGCTGACTCTACATCGCCTGTATGTAGTGAAATGTTATTTTGGCGATACTATTATGTTAGCAACCTAGCTAACGTGAAGAAGAAGCGATGCATTTCGATCAAGCAGCTGAAGCAGAATAACGAGCCAAGGTTCGTAATCGTTAAGTGTAATAGTATGAAACGCTTGgtgtaaaactaactaaatgatTAAATTACATACtgtattcatgttttttaaaggaCAGTTTAGCCTACTAGTAGCAAaacatattttgaaaatgtatttaatgtacCATCACTCACACAACGTATATATTGTCCGTGACTGAGTAGTACAAAATGTTTATAATCTAGTCTAATAAATGGCACCCGTTTCAGAGAATGACTCACATCGGCGGATTAAGATTACACCAAATTAAGGAAATAGGGGCCGATACCGATCCCAGACAATCGAGCGACGCCCCTATAGGTTTAATGGTTATAGAATTCAAAACATTGGGGCGGTTGttctgatattttcagaggtttaaGTGTACTGTAGTTAAGTAGAGCTTTCCGCGTTAATTTTGGTGACGATTGATCTCAGTTTTCTGACTGTGGCTGAAGGGGCTACAAGGTATAGGCTACGTATGTTTCAAATTTAGAGTCAGAATCCTTCAGTGATCATTGTGAAAGAACGTGTATGCTTGAATAACTTGTCCGATACGTGAATGGTGCTATAATGTGTGTAGTTGGATGGGGAGTGGACCAGGGCGTTGGAGGATTTGGTGACGAACCAGGCATCAAAGTGCAGATGATGACCCTGATTCGCTCTGTGCGTACCGTCATGAGAGGTGAGCGCCAATCACATCTTGCTAAGGTAACTTGTAGATAACTTTTTAAAGGTTGAATATCAAAAACTAGtctatttatacgtgtttttcaGTGCCTTTGATCGCAGTGAATTCCGTGTGTATCGTTTTGTTGCTGCTGTTTGGatgaagaaaatgaacaaaGTGGAACGAACCAGACGCCTCCATCTTCACAATCTCAGGAAGCTGTGCAACTGCAAACTATTCAAGGGTGGCAATAATagaaaattattgaaaaagggGGTCACCATAAGCCTGTGAATGTAAACTCATATGAAATGCGTTATATTCTTGTAGAACTGCTTGATAATAAAGATGTGATTTGAATCCATacggagttttttgttttgtttttgtttttgttttttgttttttcgtttgtGGTTTGTCCCATTGGAATTGCCGTAGGTCAGCCACCTAAAGCCAACCAACGTCTTCCCCGCACACAATATCAAAACaggcactgatctgtatatattactagctagcccatacacgcccgtgaAAGCCGTTGAAGCtacagggcggccattttactccTCCCAtttcgcgagcagactactgtagaGTATAgagtcacaggagtgccaaaattaataaaaataaccgTCCCGCTTTATTGAATGCCTTTGTATCTCTGTATttgtaaatgttgtttttatttttattgaatgctgTTGTATGTCTGCATTAGTAAATATTCCCATTTATTGAATGTCTTTATATTCTGCTTTTGTAAATATCTCCTTTTATTGACGATGTGTCTTTTATGGATTGCGTTTCTATTTCGTATTAATTTTGGCATTCCTGTGATTCCATACATAAATCATGCGGTTTCTACGAAGTACGGTCTCAAACGTTCTCCTTGGGAgttagtaatatggcggccccACGGCTTCAAAAGGCCTGTGGCCAGcgagtaatatatacagatcagtgcaaATAGTAGCTACACAAGTGTCGGTTTAAGTTTtaagttaaatacaaaaatgagaaACGTTCAGGGTTACATTTTGGCTTCGCTGTCTGTATGCTCTATATATTTCGTGTATGTGCACATCTACTGTTCTCATAAATTACTGAAAACAAATTCACTCTGGTGCGAGAGACTTCCAAAGTTTTCGTATCTGTTTCTCAAATATCTGACCAAAGGTCTTACTTGGAGAAAGGGCTGCTTGTACAAGCCCCGCACAAATAAGAAATGCGACGTATTTTACACGCTCTACGACTGCAGGTGAGATTCGTTTTATTGTGTATTTAGCACGATGTTTCCAAACAGGATTTGTCAGGTGACCGGTTTTCAGGATGGACAAGTTGCTTTTGAGGAGGTTTTGCAGTGCTGCGGGTTATGGTTGGGACTACCCAGACAGTGAATACAGAGACATCCCTCAGTGCTTCCCTGAGGTTCTGTGCAACACTCTTTTGCTTATGGCAATTGCTGATCACAACTTCAGGCTGAGCCCAGTTGGTAAGTTGATTTTTATTCTTACTGAATCGAGTCTGGCAGAATTGTTTTTAGACTTAAAACAATGGCAAAACGTTTGAGCATGTAATCAATGTATTACTTCGTATTATTGTTCTCAGTAGAAGGACAACAGCATAGGCTACTAGAAAATGTGACTGCCGTGAGGTGAAACATCACTGAACGCTGAAAAATTATTTGGCATCCGTGATACTCAAGATTTGAGATTCGTATTGGGCGTCGGCGTCGGTCTgggaaaaagtggtatcgagcaCCCCTAGTTTTCATTGAGTCAACAgcaaaaagcaaataaattcttgcaaaaaaaaaaataaaaatcctttatttaaacatttaaacatatttaaacagCGAAGAGCGAAAATATTGCCAATTTAGTTGATTTCACATAAGCTACAGCTGAAGTATAATATATGCCAGTTAAATAAAGACAATTTTAAAGTGAATTGAAAACTTCTTTAAATAATTATATTCAGGTGTTATTATAGCTTCAGCTGTGTTTAGTTGAGATTCCAACACTTTAAAAGTTGATCATTGTCCTTTAATCCTTTTCAGTGAGCCGAAGTCTCGCATTTTCACACCGCACagtctgttgttttgttttgtttgtttttttcatcatgttTTGCATATTGCTGGCATGTGGCGGAATCCTCtgtacctccaaaatagtcACTTATAAGTAGACcccaaaatggcatttttattcAACCGTTACCATTGCATGTCACAGAGAGCTGCCAATTTTCTACACTTTAATTTGAGCAacaatttgtaaaaaataaacaaatacatacataaataataccCACTCATGCTGgactgaaactgaaaaaaataaaataaaataaatcattttaccAAATTGGGACATAGAATGTTTCGTTCTACTCAAACAGCTTTTCatatgtgttgccatttttttgatgTACTTATGATCTCCTGAATCCAATGTTTGATCATATTCTCTGAATGACTTTTCCAGGTCTGGTTTGTGTGCGCCAGAGCATTAAAACGCACCAGCCAGTTGATGAGTTGAAGAAAGGTCCCTTCTCGTTGCAAGTTCAAGTCCTCGTGTACAGAACTGTGGATGTCGGTGTGGAGGTGGACGTCTTGCTGTCTGCCACTTCCCGTTCCTCGAGTCTGGTGTGGGAGAGCTTCCTAACACTGCTGTCCAAGAACAAGAACCAACAAGCCGGCAACGGAAACGAGAGTGAGCCTCACCGTTGTTTGGGTTGCAAATCGCTTCTCCttcagcttcctcccacattatgAAAACGCGCATGTGAGATTCATTGAAGAATCTAAATCGGGGGTGTCCGAACTTTTTCATTCGAGGGCCACgcacagaaaatccgaaggacgcaagggccacgtcatgttatgaagagaaattgtgtttagtcctaaaaattgtacaaatcatttatttgtgcttttgcctctttagaaaaatgctacagtatataaaccaatttatttgtaatatggcagtcgggttattatagtttttgaatttttcattttagtttttattttgttttgagttttgttttttaaatgtagttagttttaattagttttcagggtggttctgttagttttttttatcagtttttgttctttaataaatgcttagttttagtttaattagtttcagtattagttttattttttttctttttaatgtgtatttgtgtacttgtgtgcaatatttaaaaaacaccatgggctttggtttgtatcaaaataaatctactaaaaatcacatttaaagtaaaacaaattgtaattgtaaaaaattgtatcaaaataaatctactaaaaatcacatttaaagtaaaacaaattgtaattgtaaaaaattgtatcaaaataaatctactaaaaatcacatttaaagtaaaacaaattgtaattgtaaaaaattgtatcaaaataaatctactaaaaaatcacatttaaaatcatccccaaaggctcatgcattaaattaattaccaaagaataaagtggacatgtttgctataattatagttttagttagttttgtaaacataaaatgtagtttcagttagttttttttttgttttttttaaagcatcttcgtttttattttatttcgttaacgaaattgtttttatagttttttcgttagtttcagttaactaaaataacctttaatggcacctgtgtttttcgacaccctcccttctttctttcaccatctccaaacatttttcttttgtttattttatttgaactgagtcaaatgccatttttagcatatatcgcgggccactaaaaaaatggacggcgggccgtagtttggacacccctgatctaaacgAGCATCAATATCCTGCAATGGACTGGTgttcagttcagggtgtaccacaAATGTGAATTCTCTGTCGACTGGGGGTACGTGAGCAACCTGCTGGATTGCGTGGAATGATTTTGCATTGCAGTTGTGTTGGCAGGTCAAAAGGAGGACGCCGTGCTCCCACACGCGAAACGAGTGGATCTCGCAGTTCCGTTGAGTGGCGGCCCGCCACGTGCCTGCTCCTTCTTGGACTATTGGTTCCTCTTCCTGCCAGCCGGTCTGTTTGGCTTCAAGTTGCGGCCTGTCTCAAGTCTGTGGAAGTTGTCCGCCTGCCTGGCTGAAATAGAGAAGCACTATGGTCATTTATGAGTTTGCTTTGCATAATCTGATGCTACATTGCTAAATTGTAATGGCTTTGTAGcaatttatttctgtattttctGTATCGTCAGGTGTTGGCGTCATCACATCTCCACTTAACATCGTGGTCCAATTCAAGGAGTGTTTGTTGGCGCCAAGCAAAGTGACACTGTCATTTTGGAGATGCCAATCATCTAGCGAAGACGTTGGCTTCCAAATGCAGCAACACGGAGGAAGCAAGATTTACTTGGTGGGAGtgatatcaaggacatgactCCATTTTCTCCTACTTTCGTGTGTTATGTATCCTCGTTTGAGTCCTCTCCACtgcagtgttaatttcgtcaatgaaaactaaacaaaaataattttgtcaacgcaCATTGTTCACTGGACTAAAtccctcattaataaataactgggaccaaatcagtatgcattttcgtcgactgtGAAGACaaaacgaaaatgtacttcacttcataaGAACTGGACAAAAATCCATGGACATTTTCGTGGACAAAAATGAGAGGCCTCATTCTCTGTCGAAtggaagtcatttcaaaatttgatctatttgcaatttttcatgtaTGTAAGAGACTTTCttcctttattatttattgaaacaCCTTCACTGTGTCGAGCAGAAATAAATGACTTTTCACACTTGGGTTACGACATTTCCGGAAACTATTGTTTACTAGCATGAGAATGCATCACAAACATTGCGTTGTCCTTCGGGAATCAGAGGAAGGAGGGATTCTCTCAGGCAGATTAGAAGTGTGTCTTGTGTTGTAACCATGGATAAATTCTCTTAGTGGCCAGTTTGAAAGAACAGATGAACCGCAACCAATCGGAAGACCCGCTATCAAGACGACTGGATTCAACGGGGATGGGAGTCGTTCACAACATGTAAGGCAAATGATCCCTTCTTcttgaaaacacttttttttatcatttgatgATGGAACGTTCTCAATGTCATAATTCTTATTTGAATATATCAAACATCGCTGTATTAATGGTgtaaatgaaggacatttattGTCTCATGACTGATGTGATCAGTCATCTGTTACAAATTGGAGCGTTCAGGCATTACAATGTGGGCGAGTATCGTACAGGATGAAGTCGGGGCGGGTACAGAGAATCTCAGTCAACTCGACTCGAGGCGATGAAATGCAAGATCTGCACACCGCACTCTACCTCCCGTGCCATGtggtttattatattttttttggggggggggctacaATAACCGCTAGCAAGGACTTGTTAAGGGCAAAGGTAAGGCATTGCAAGGCTTAGGTTATATTTTTGCTATTCATAAAATTGTTTCACTGTTCTTTAAACTAGATTTCACAAGAGCAACATTTCCTAATTTAATTTGTctaaaaagtaataaataaataaagtttgttaTGTTGGTAATTTATTGTGTGGCGTGTAATTGTATGTTTcagaaattaatttttttttttttttaaatcaagatggtaatttctaaaaaaaaaaaaaaaaaaacaacgtataaattgCTAGACAGTATTAAGAGGACACTGGTAAATAGAAGATTTCATGCCTTGCGTTCATACATAAAACAAAATCTTACTTACTATATTCAAACTAATATGCTTCAAATgctttggaataatttttatttttcagctattgtgccatttatttatttttttaatttctgagCCATAACCAGTCAAGACAGAGATGAGCAAGCTTTAACACGTATGCTTGTTATCATTTATTCATAAGAGTCCTGATTCTGTCATGCTTATGAATCAGTCAAGTGAAAGAAGGTCAGTGTGCGTCGCGCTCTGTCACAGAATGTTGTACTTTTCGTGTGCACGATGGAAAATGGTCTTGGGTCAAATATGAAGCTCAAAACATAATGTTTGCCCCATTAATgactatgattttattttttttaaatattgtatcaCTTAGCCTGTGTAATAATCTATGGAGGACCAGAActtccaaaattcaaaataaataaatgactaaataaataaataaatgactaaaagtgaacataaaaatggatatataaaaaaatataattcgaaaattatatccagaaaataaatataaatggaaataaaaagagcaattttttttcataaataaataaatgtgtatttaattattgaattatattttttatttctgtttttattttcacttttcagtcatttatttattcatttatttattgatttatttagccctgcgattggctggcaaccagttcggggtgtgccccgcctactgcccgaagccggcttgcataggctccagcacccctgcgacccttgtgaggagcaagcggttaagaaaatatggatggatggatttatttagtcatttatttattttgaatttttggcaggtttgggccgtactgccaagtcgaaatgttattcaaatgagggggcggtcctaagcgtgtcatgggttggactccgccgttgcaaactgcccgtGATTGGTCGAGCGAGCAGCTCGGCCAAccaggaagtctcgccggcttgcaatggacgacgatcgtgtccacCGTCAcgtcaacttgcgacttg belongs to Festucalex cinctus isolate MCC-2025b chromosome 5, RoL_Fcin_1.0, whole genome shotgun sequence and includes:
- the LOC144019494 gene encoding immediate early response 3-interacting protein 1 — protein: MAFTLYSLIQAAILCVNAVAVLHEERFLSRIGWGVDQGVGGFGDEPGIKVQMMTLIRSVRTVMRVPLIAVNSVCIVLLLLFG
- the LOC144019493 gene encoding uncharacterized protein LOC144019493 isoform X2, which encodes MRNVQGYILASLSVCSIYFVYVHIYCSHKLLKTNSLWCERLPKFSYLFLKYLTKGLTWRKGCLYKPRTNKKCDVFYTLYDCRMDKLLLRRFCSAAGYGWDYPDSEYRDIPQCFPEVLCNTLLLMAIADHNFRLSPVGLVCVRQSIKTHQPVDELKKGPFSLQVQVLVYRTVDVGVEVDVLLSATSRSSSLVWESFLTLLSKNKNQQAGNGNESQKEDAVLPHAKRVDLAVPLSGGPPRACSFLDYWFLFLPAGLFGFKLRPVSSLWKLSACLAEIEKHYGVGVITSPLNIVVQFKECLLAPSKVTLSFWRCQSSSEDVGFQMQQHGGSKIYLWPV
- the LOC144019493 gene encoding uncharacterized protein LOC144019493 isoform X1, encoding MRNVQGYILASLSVCSIYFVYVHIYCSHKLLKTNSLWCERLPKFSYLFLKYLTKGLTWRKGCLYKPRTNKKCDVFYTLYDCRMDKLLLRRFCSAAGYGWDYPDSEYRDIPQCFPEVLCNTLLLMAIADHNFRLSPVGLVCVRQSIKTHQPVDELKKGPFSLQVQVLVYRTVDVGVEVDVLLSATSRSSSLVWESFLTLLSKNKNQQAGNGNESQKEDAVLPHAKRVDLAVPLSGGPPRACSFLDYWFLFLPAGLFGFKLRPVSSLWKLSACLAEIEKHYGVGVITSPLNIVVQFKECLLAPSKVTLSFWRCQSSSEDVGFQMQQHGGSKIYLVGVISRT
- the LOC144019493 gene encoding uncharacterized protein LOC144019493 isoform X3 translates to MDKLLLRRFCSAAGYGWDYPDSEYRDIPQCFPEVLCNTLLLMAIADHNFRLSPVGLVCVRQSIKTHQPVDELKKGPFSLQVQVLVYRTVDVGVEVDVLLSATSRSSSLVWESFLTLLSKNKNQQAGNGNESQKEDAVLPHAKRVDLAVPLSGGPPRACSFLDYWFLFLPAGLFGFKLRPVSSLWKLSACLAEIEKHYGVGVITSPLNIVVQFKECLLAPSKVTLSFWRCQSSSEDVGFQMQQHGGSKIYLVGVISRT